Proteins co-encoded in one Campylobacter concisus genomic window:
- a CDS encoding NADAR family protein, translating to MVECKAKKAECFVDKEALEKILSAKDPAQMKALGRQVRGFDAKVWDEIKFGVVLNASYLKFSQNAPLRDFLLQTGSKVLVEASPVDKIWGIGLATSDENAQNPMKCRGQNLLGFALMRVRDEIAKVYKNVHLCDARELNLDHL from the coding sequence TTGGTAGAGTGTAAGGCTAAAAAGGCTGAGTGTTTTGTTGATAAAGAGGCTTTGGAGAAAATTTTATCCGCCAAAGATCCAGCGCAGATGAAGGCACTTGGCAGGCAGGTGCGAGGCTTTGACGCTAAGGTCTGGGATGAGATCAAATTTGGCGTCGTGCTAAATGCTAGCTATCTAAAATTTAGCCAAAATGCCCCTTTGCGAGACTTTCTGCTCCAAACTGGGAGTAAAGTTTTGGTTGAGGCAAGCCCAGTTGATAAAATTTGGGGCATAGGTTTGGCCACAAGCGATGAAAATGCGCAAAATCCTATGAAGTGTCGAGGGCAAAATTTACTTGGCTTTGCGCTTATGAGGGTGAGGGACGAGATAGCAAAGGTCTATAAAAATGTCCATTTATGTGACGCAAGAGAGCTAAATTTAGATCATTTATAA
- the folP gene encoding dihydropteroate synthase, whose translation MKFYKINNKSDFDEICKAISPSPAGAKLMHEKSEINFIYIDEIKTPAANILKQDALSVGAELVTHKDTILGRESLNKALLIATDAQLRQLTKKEKLQDFGLKNLAAFLDTKFIKPTKPLIMGVANINTDSFNEQSRINTQNGISKIEYMIEAGADYIDLGGVSSRPGSEYCGREEEFGRIKDIVEEICKLNLHERAKFSLDSFDPYCLEFALNHGFKMINDITANASLATLAARYDAEFCMMHMQGDPATMQVAPKYNDLIGEIADFFEQKIALAKELGAKKLVLDVGIGFGKTAEQNLLLIKHLEHFLKFDCPLLVGASRKSVINHYCKSEVKERLPGSLYLHLKAFENGAHIIRTHDVAEHKQLFNMHEAMKQATLW comes from the coding sequence TTGAAATTTTATAAGATAAATAACAAAAGTGACTTTGATGAAATTTGCAAAGCTATCTCGCCAAGTCCTGCTGGTGCGAAGCTCATGCATGAAAAGAGCGAGATAAATTTTATTTACATAGATGAGATAAAAACCCCAGCGGCAAATATCCTAAAGCAAGATGCACTTAGCGTTGGAGCTGAGCTTGTGACGCATAAAGATACGATTTTGGGTCGTGAGAGTCTAAATAAAGCCTTACTAATAGCGACAGATGCGCAGCTTAGGCAGCTAACTAAAAAAGAGAAGTTGCAAGACTTTGGGCTTAAAAATTTAGCAGCCTTTTTGGATACAAAATTTATAAAGCCAACAAAGCCTCTTATAATGGGCGTTGCAAATATAAACACAGATAGCTTTAACGAACAAAGCCGCATAAATACGCAAAATGGTATCTCAAAAATAGAATACATGATCGAAGCAGGTGCGGACTATATCGATCTTGGTGGCGTTAGCTCAAGGCCAGGGAGCGAGTATTGCGGCCGTGAAGAGGAATTTGGACGCATAAAGGATATCGTAGAGGAAATTTGCAAGCTAAATTTACATGAAAGGGCAAAATTTAGTCTTGATAGCTTTGATCCTTATTGCCTTGAATTTGCTCTAAATCACGGCTTTAAAATGATAAATGACATCACGGCAAACGCCTCACTTGCCACGCTTGCGGCGCGATATGACGCTGAGTTTTGCATGATGCATATGCAAGGCGATCCTGCGACTATGCAGGTCGCACCAAAATATAACGACTTAATCGGCGAGATAGCAGACTTTTTTGAGCAAAAGATAGCCCTAGCAAAGGAGCTTGGTGCCAAAAAACTAGTGCTTGATGTGGGTATTGGCTTTGGCAAGACGGCTGAACAAAATTTATTGCTTATTAAGCATTTGGAGCATTTTTTAAAATTTGACTGTCCGTTGCTAGTTGGTGCCAGCCGCAAATCAGTCATAAATCACTACTGCAAAAGCGAGGTCAAAGAACGCTTACCAGGCTCACTTTACCTACACTTAAAGGCTTTTGAAAATGGCGCACATATCATCCGCACGCACGATGTAGCCGAGCACAAGCAGCTTTTTAATATGCATGAGGCGATGAAGCAAGCCACGCTTTGGTAG
- a CDS encoding DNA polymerase III subunit delta', whose amino-acid sequence MLNKIVVTSDFESLKAKLESEFGTNNLRFFISDDFLLENAKEVIAEAYIAEKDEKILVIHANSFRTEAQNALLKIIEEPPRNIKFIIATQSKNLLLPTIRSRMLIENNLTKKPKITLDLNLKSLSLKEITSFTDQKITDEQAQKFGKNELKELVGVIVTKAVDSGYKFSGEEMDYFFSLIKLADLNAKSHAVLTPLLLTIFQKGRR is encoded by the coding sequence ATGCTTAATAAAATCGTCGTTACAAGCGATTTTGAAAGTTTAAAAGCCAAGCTTGAAAGCGAGTTTGGCACAAATAATTTAAGATTTTTTATAAGCGATGATTTTTTGCTAGAAAACGCAAAAGAGGTCATCGCAGAAGCTTACATTGCTGAAAAAGATGAAAAAATTTTAGTAATACATGCTAATTCTTTTAGGACAGAGGCTCAAAACGCACTTTTAAAGATCATCGAAGAGCCTCCAAGAAATATCAAATTTATAATAGCAACGCAGAGTAAAAATTTACTTCTACCAACGATTAGATCAAGAATGCTCATAGAAAATAATCTAACCAAAAAACCAAAAATAACTCTTGATCTAAACTTAAAATCGCTTAGCTTAAAAGAGATAACAAGCTTTACCGATCAAAAGATCACAGATGAGCAAGCTCAAAAATTTGGCAAAAACGAGCTAAAAGAGCTTGTTGGCGTTATCGTGACAAAGGCGGTCGATAGCGGGTATAAATTTAGCGGTGAGGAGATGGATTATTTTTTCTCGCTTATCAAGCTTGCCGATCTAAACGCCAAGTCTCACGCCGTGCTAACGCCGCTACTACTTACTATATTTCAAAAAGGACGACGTTGA
- a CDS encoding HobA family DNA replication regulator — MQDFIQWTLKAIRDEGPLMSWMEERRVEWTPLLASRLKFLLEGRAFITISDEERRWFEIYLLKKMNHSKSIRPFLPFFSLRSLYPSLDEIETNEQKQLLKDMLSLAFPNGYLFFYIGKSLDRYANLAKSDEDSYMWLFDEQAQNSFTLSSSDENLDIKLISLCKIFDKSIDAALFAKVIL; from the coding sequence ATGCAAGATTTTATTCAGTGGACGTTAAAGGCTATTAGGGATGAAGGTCCGTTGATGAGCTGGATGGAGGAAAGGCGTGTTGAATGGACGCCTTTGCTCGCATCTAGGCTTAAATTTTTACTTGAAGGAAGGGCTTTTATAACTATAAGCGACGAAGAGCGAAGATGGTTTGAAATTTATCTTTTAAAAAAGATGAACCATTCAAAAAGCATTAGGCCATTTTTGCCATTTTTTAGCCTAAGATCGCTTTATCCATCGCTTGATGAGATAGAGACAAATGAACAAAAGCAGCTTCTAAAAGATATGCTAAGTCTTGCTTTTCCAAACGGTTACTTGTTTTTTTATATCGGAAAGAGCCTTGATAGATATGCGAATTTAGCCAAAAGTGATGAGGATAGTTATATGTGGCTATTTGACGAGCAGGCACAAAATAGCTTTACTCTTAGCTCAAGCGATGAAAATTTAGACATTAAACTAATAAGTCTTTGCAAAATTTTTGATAAAAGCATTGATGCAGCGCTTTTTGCCAAGGTGATACTCTAA
- a CDS encoding aspartate kinase: MLIVQKFGGTSVGTLERIEAVANRVIETKNSGADVVVVVSAMSGVTNQLVEYSEYFSKHPDGVATDMLLSSGEQVTTALLTIALNAKGYACVGMTGAMAGIITDDIHTKARIERIETARLKAELKAGKIVVVAGFQGIDEKGNITTLGRGGSDLSAVALAGALNADLCEIFTDVDGVYTTDPRIEKKAKKLEKISYDEMLELASAGAKVLQNRSVELAKKLNVKLITRSSFNHNEGTLIVKEDDNMEAVLVSGIALDKNQARVTLRGVVDKPGIAAEIFTALAHENINVDMIIQNVGHDGTTNLGFTVPQNELELAKETMQKLSAAKHIEFDDAIVKVSVIGVGMKSHSGVACLAFETLAKEGINIQMISTSEIKISMIVDQKYGELAVRVLHDAYKLDK; encoded by the coding sequence ATGTTGATCGTTCAAAAATTTGGCGGAACTAGCGTAGGAACACTTGAACGCATCGAAGCTGTGGCAAATAGAGTCATTGAGACAAAAAATAGCGGTGCAGACGTAGTTGTGGTAGTTTCTGCGATGAGCGGAGTTACAAATCAATTGGTTGAATATAGTGAGTATTTTTCAAAACATCCAGATGGCGTCGCCACTGATATGCTTTTAAGCTCTGGAGAGCAAGTAACGACCGCGCTTTTAACGATCGCACTTAATGCAAAAGGCTATGCGTGTGTAGGTATGACAGGTGCGATGGCAGGCATAATTACCGATGATATTCATACAAAAGCAAGGATCGAAAGGATAGAGACTGCTAGGCTAAAGGCCGAGCTAAAAGCTGGCAAAATCGTAGTAGTAGCTGGCTTTCAAGGTATAGATGAAAAAGGTAATATCACAACCCTTGGTAGAGGTGGTAGCGACCTTAGTGCAGTTGCATTAGCAGGAGCGCTAAATGCTGATCTATGCGAAATTTTTACCGATGTTGATGGCGTTTATACGACTGATCCAAGGATAGAAAAAAAGGCAAAAAAACTTGAGAAAATAAGCTACGATGAAATGCTTGAGCTAGCTTCTGCTGGCGCAAAGGTGCTACAAAATCGCTCAGTCGAGCTAGCAAAAAAACTAAATGTAAAACTCATTACAAGAAGTAGCTTTAATCACAACGAAGGCACATTAATAGTAAAGGAAGATGACAATATGGAAGCAGTTTTAGTAAGCGGAATAGCACTAGATAAAAATCAAGCAAGAGTAACACTAAGAGGCGTAGTTGATAAGCCTGGCATCGCAGCAGAAATTTTTACAGCTTTAGCTCATGAAAATATAAACGTAGATATGATCATCCAAAACGTAGGACATGACGGCACTACAAATTTAGGCTTTACAGTGCCACAAAATGAGCTTGAACTAGCAAAAGAGACTATGCAAAAGCTCTCGGCCGCAAAACATATAGAATTTGATGATGCGATCGTGAAAGTTTCAGTTATTGGCGTCGGCATGAAGAGCCATAGCGGCGTAGCATGTTTGGCATTTGAAACGCTTGCAAAAGAGGGTATAAATATCCAAATGATCTCAACAAGCGAGATAAAAATTTCAATGATCGTTGATCAAAAATATGGTGAGCTAGCGGTTCGCGTACTTCATGATGCTTATAAGCTAGATAAATAA
- a CDS encoding RNA pyrophosphohydrolase gives MQKKYRPNVAAVILSSLYPFKCEILVAKRVDMDDIWQFPQGGIDEGESPKQALKRELKEEIGTDKIDILDEYPQWLSYDFPANAAKKFYPFDGQTQKYFLVRLKNGASINLKTEHPEFSEYKFVDFGRSLEGINHFKKPIYEKVLSYFKEKGYF, from the coding sequence ATGCAAAAAAAATACAGACCAAATGTGGCAGCTGTTATTTTGTCTAGCTTGTATCCATTTAAATGTGAAATTTTAGTCGCAAAAAGGGTGGATATGGATGATATTTGGCAGTTTCCTCAAGGCGGAATAGACGAAGGTGAGAGTCCAAAGCAGGCTTTAAAAAGGGAGCTTAAAGAAGAGATCGGAACTGATAAAATCGATATCTTAGATGAGTATCCGCAGTGGCTAAGCTACGACTTTCCAGCTAATGCGGCAAAGAAATTTTATCCATTTGATGGACAGACGCAAAAATATTTTTTGGTTAGACTTAAAAATGGTGCCAGCATAAATTTAAAGACAGAGCATCCTGAGTTTAGCGAGTATAAATTTGTAGATTTTGGTAGAAGTTTAGAGGGTATAAATCACTTTAAAAAGCCTATTTATGAAAAGGTTTTGAGTTATTTTAAAGAGAAAGGATATTTTTGA
- a CDS encoding PepSY-associated TM helix domain-containing protein, producing the protein MFKIWRKFHLILALIFALSLLIISISGAIISYHDEIIEAFSKDEIDIATNKSALKIDEILKVFSKTWPNFNLSYIKIKGEANRAYVVSGTSESGEFKSFFVDPYTGEVVSENSVEKFIGLALNLHKNLGLALFKNENLSKFASELVAISTLALLVILLTGAFIQFWRFRSKFISAFKLNLKAKKFAFLYSLHGFLGLYLGAILLIICFSGLYFSYEKFALFINQICGEEKVFKKPNFTSKNGFSLNDEQKVENLQKAYEIFTLKFGNEFDALNFILNKDGVKFMIFYLPKGASESNGVRFVVDTASGEILKNTMPKSFEIYKFMLDLHAGYTFGEAGKFIFFMASCGVGVLLFSGCVIYYKRRKK; encoded by the coding sequence ATGTTTAAAATTTGGCGGAAATTTCACTTAATTTTAGCTCTTATCTTTGCTTTGTCACTTTTGATAATTTCAATTAGCGGAGCGATTATTTCGTATCATGATGAGATAATTGAAGCTTTTAGCAAAGATGAGATAGACATAGCAACTAATAAAAGTGCTTTAAAAATAGATGAAATTTTAAAGGTCTTTAGTAAGACTTGGCCAAATTTTAACCTTAGTTATATAAAGATAAAAGGCGAGGCAAATAGAGCTTATGTAGTAAGCGGTACAAGCGAGAGCGGTGAGTTTAAATCATTCTTTGTAGATCCTTATACGGGCGAGGTAGTCTCTGAAAACAGTGTGGAAAAATTTATAGGGCTAGCTTTAAATTTACATAAAAATCTAGGACTAGCTCTATTTAAAAATGAAAATTTATCTAAATTCGCAAGTGAGCTAGTGGCGATTTCAACGCTTGCACTACTTGTGATTTTATTGACTGGAGCGTTTATACAATTTTGGAGATTTAGAAGCAAATTTATTAGTGCCTTTAAGCTAAACCTAAAGGCAAAGAAATTTGCGTTTTTATATTCACTGCATGGATTTTTAGGGCTTTATTTAGGAGCCATTTTGCTTATTATCTGTTTTAGCGGTCTATACTTTTCTTATGAGAAATTTGCTCTTTTTATAAATCAAATTTGTGGCGAAGAGAAGGTCTTTAAAAAGCCAAATTTTACTAGTAAAAATGGTTTTAGCCTAAATGATGAGCAAAAGGTAGAAAATCTTCAAAAAGCTTATGAAATTTTTACTTTAAAATTTGGAAATGAGTTTGATGCTTTAAATTTTATTCTCAATAAAGACGGCGTAAAATTTATGATCTTTTACTTGCCAAAAGGCGCTAGTGAGAGTAATGGCGTTAGGTTTGTAGTCGATACGGCAAGTGGAGAAATTTTAAAAAACACCATGCCAAAATCTTTTGAAATTTATAAATTTATGCTTGATTTGCACGCTGGATATACATTCGGAGAGGCTGGAAAATTTATCTTTTTTATGGCTTCTTGTGGAGTTGGCGTGCTACTTTTTAGTGGCTGTGTGATTTACTACAAACGTCGTAAAAAGTAG
- a CDS encoding TonB-dependent receptor domain-containing protein, producing MKSALKISICAAIFINLPLFANEDKVLPEVKVVSATGFEQNIKDAPATLSVITKEALEKKNHKDIESMTKDIPSLFGTTPEAANRRGISIRGFSPRFTKILVNGMPVPGDNAYKGLRSVGGSYSFIPPASAISRIEVIRGPMSSLYGSDALGGVINIITDEFSNEFGANLGSSYKFARNKNISGEFYNSLYLHSGLIDDVLSVSVYGKNLNKSEDKISYANREQKDRNFGAKLFLKPNENNDLTLELARSDVKYKRTKGKTLSTGTNSVASERIKGDVINLSHEARLDNILLQSYLSYGKIKEIAQQNLTLKTLNFDTKGSYFTDNNAFTLGLNTKKEKLDEKATTADAANVKRYDYSVYAEDDYRLIKDFILSTGIRYNYDENYGSHVSPRIYGIYSLNDFFALKGGVSTGYATPDIKQRTQDLALPFAGGRGAQLGRSSLKPETSVSYEFGGVYNNNEGFEASLTGFYTSFKDMLSYRPICSRGSVCRHKGKIYPNGIWESINIGKAEIYGVELTNEWQVTNALRLNQSYVYTKSKQKDGSEVGKSLNNYPLHTFKFGANYELNRWLNFWSQINYYGRTKNSFSYADDMRAYVIADLGINYNVTKNFSLNLSVYNLFNEFFTTRSGRYDVLIVDGQKIELGFNLKF from the coding sequence GTGAAAAGTGCATTAAAAATTTCTATTTGTGCGGCAATTTTTATAAATTTACCGCTTTTTGCAAATGAAGATAAGGTTCTGCCAGAGGTTAAAGTAGTGAGTGCAACAGGATTTGAGCAAAATATCAAAGACGCACCAGCAACGCTTAGCGTTATAACCAAAGAGGCATTAGAAAAGAAAAATCATAAAGATATCGAGAGCATGACAAAGGATATCCCAAGTCTTTTTGGAACGACTCCCGAAGCGGCAAATAGACGAGGAATTTCTATACGTGGATTCTCTCCAAGATTTACTAAAATTTTAGTAAATGGTATGCCAGTACCAGGTGACAACGCCTATAAAGGGCTTAGAAGCGTTGGAGGCTCATATAGTTTCATCCCGCCAGCAAGTGCGATAAGCCGTATCGAAGTGATACGTGGACCTATGAGCTCGCTTTATGGAAGTGACGCGTTAGGCGGAGTTATAAATATCATAACAGATGAGTTTAGTAATGAATTTGGCGCAAATCTTGGCTCAAGCTATAAATTTGCTAGAAATAAAAATATAAGCGGTGAGTTTTACAACAGCCTTTATTTGCACTCTGGACTAATTGACGATGTTTTAAGTGTTTCTGTTTATGGTAAAAATTTAAATAAATCAGAAGATAAAATTTCTTATGCAAATAGAGAGCAAAAGGATAGAAATTTTGGTGCGAAGCTCTTTTTAAAGCCAAATGAAAATAATGATCTTACGCTTGAGCTTGCAAGAAGCGATGTGAAATATAAAAGAACTAAAGGCAAAACACTATCAACTGGCACTAACTCAGTTGCTAGCGAGAGAATAAAAGGCGATGTGATAAATTTAAGCCACGAAGCAAGGCTTGATAATATCTTGCTTCAAAGCTATTTATCTTATGGCAAGATAAAAGAGATAGCACAACAAAATTTGACGCTAAAGACTCTAAATTTTGATACAAAAGGCTCATATTTTACTGATAATAACGCCTTTACCTTAGGACTAAATACTAAAAAAGAAAAGCTAGATGAAAAGGCAACTACAGCGGACGCTGCGAATGTAAAAAGGTATGATTATTCGGTCTATGCTGAAGATGATTATCGCCTTATAAAAGACTTCATTTTAAGTACAGGTATTCGCTATAACTACGATGAGAACTATGGTTCGCACGTTTCACCAAGAATTTATGGTATCTATAGCTTAAATGACTTTTTTGCCTTAAAAGGCGGAGTTAGCACAGGTTATGCGACACCTGATATCAAGCAACGCACGCAAGATCTTGCTTTGCCATTTGCTGGAGGACGTGGAGCACAGCTTGGTAGAAGCAGCCTTAAGCCAGAGACAAGCGTAAGTTATGAATTTGGCGGCGTTTATAATAACAATGAAGGTTTTGAAGCTTCACTAACTGGCTTTTACACAAGTTTTAAAGATATGTTAAGTTACAGGCCTATATGCTCAAGAGGCAGTGTTTGCAGGCATAAAGGCAAAATTTATCCAAATGGTATTTGGGAGAGTATAAATATCGGTAAAGCTGAAATTTATGGAGTTGAGCTAACAAATGAGTGGCAGGTGACAAATGCTCTTAGACTAAATCAAAGCTATGTTTATACAAAATCAAAACAAAAAGATGGATCAGAAGTTGGCAAAAGCTTAAACAACTATCCGCTTCATACATTTAAATTTGGAGCGAACTACGAGCTAAATAGATGGCTAAATTTCTGGTCACAGATAAATTATTATGGTAGAACTAAAAACTCATTTAGTTATGCTGATGATATGAGAGCTTACGTTATCGCAGACCTTGGCATAAACTACAATGTAACTAAAAATTTCAGCCTAAACTTAAGCGTTTATAATCTCTTTAACGAGTTTTTTACGACAAGATCAGGCAGATATGATGTTTTGATAGTCGATGGACAAAAGATCGAGCTTGGCTTTAATTTGAAGTTTTAA
- a CDS encoding AraC family transcriptional regulator, with amino-acid sequence MINLDKKYGTSKISQKEKQVSVEFFKQSSGISYLKSEILCNGKIKRDRHKSKKYLFLMFNEDKNDLCFKLDRKEYILNKDEFCIGLVNDDFKGVFEYQNKFYKTKTLLFDESYANKLEIFAGLRFDDKFELLKYKKDLAQICVLNELETTNLYEGAMREIFTESKILELIYKSKIRKESEISLSSDEEKTLLRAKTILLSRMQNPPSIKELAHLCGTNDFWLKKNFKLFFKDTIYQLLAKERLKLAFTLLEQNDISIKEAANIVGYANTAHFAKIFKINFGFLPSKLLKTKSYF; translated from the coding sequence ATGATAAATTTAGACAAAAAATATGGAACGAGCAAGATATCTCAAAAGGAAAAACAAGTAAGCGTGGAGTTTTTCAAGCAAAGCAGTGGCATCAGCTATCTAAAAAGTGAAATTTTATGTAATGGCAAGATAAAAAGAGATCGCCACAAGTCTAAAAAATATCTATTTTTAATGTTTAATGAGGATAAAAACGATCTTTGCTTTAAGCTTGATAGAAAAGAGTATATTTTAAACAAAGATGAATTTTGCATTGGGCTTGTTAATGACGATTTTAAAGGTGTCTTTGAGTATCAAAATAAATTTTATAAGACTAAAACACTACTTTTTGACGAAAGCTATGCAAATAAGCTTGAGATATTTGCTGGACTTAGATTTGATGATAAATTTGAGCTATTAAAATACAAAAAAGATTTAGCTCAAATTTGCGTTTTGAATGAACTTGAAACGACAAATTTATATGAAGGCGCGATGAGAGAAATTTTTACCGAATCAAAAATTTTAGAGCTTATTTATAAAAGTAAAATACGAAAAGAGAGCGAAATTTCACTTAGCAGTGACGAAGAAAAGACTCTTTTAAGGGCTAAAACGATCTTGTTAAGTCGTATGCAAAATCCTCCAAGCATCAAAGAGCTAGCCCATCTTTGTGGCACAAATGACTTTTGGCTAAAGAAAAATTTTAAGCTATTTTTCAAAGATACGATCTACCAACTCTTAGCAAAAGAGCGTCTAAAGCTGGCTTTTACTCTTTTAGAGCAAAATGATATAAGCATAAAAGAAGCCGCAAATATCGTAGGCTACGCAAATACTGCACATTTTGCAAAAATTTTTAAGATAAATTTTGGCTTTTTGCCAAGCAAACTCTTAAAGACAAAAAGCTACTTTTAA